A genomic region of Manihot esculenta cultivar AM560-2 chromosome 15, M.esculenta_v8, whole genome shotgun sequence contains the following coding sequences:
- the LOC110601482 gene encoding MND1-interacting protein 1 isoform X1 codes for MGCTVREKHIRANRRLRSAKPEHDPCCYASSISKSILESGIKPLAYHLGLQDSTHSNPISNSSGNPDDNGWGYCTEEQLEEILLKNLELLYKEAISKLVALGYDEDTALKAILRNGHCYGGMDVLTNILHNSLAYLNSNCEGGSSSSSSNGNLDEYDPVFNDLRQLEEYSLAGMVCLLQQVRPHLSKGDAMWCLLMSDLHVGRASTIEIPMANSPGNGNSTVQSSVEGVSSNGVDNSVGVVAPALCRFHGGWGFGNGGGSECAVNGIFSYSLEMALQKDIECPKRFNLSPSMKSLLKRNVAMFAAGFRANSKQMQTQSQIQSESCPGVFSGGHAPPVATGSEVSDEKREESQNSKNQDGAMAGWNKFQDGLLSELSKFSDLNLDENLELAGDQKDEMIVTLLHQIKDLEKQVKERKEWAHQKAMQAARKLSSDLTELKMLKMEREETQRLKKGKQTLEDSTMKRLSEMENALRKASGQVDRANAAVRRLETENAEIRAEMEASKLSASESVTTCLEVAKREKKCLKKLLAWEKQKTKLQDEIAGEKEKIKELQRCLAMVEQAQKEAEAKWRQVLKDKEQTLAQVEEERRTREAAEANNKRKLEALRLKIDIDFQRHKDDLQRLEQEFSRLKLSAEFTDLNHQLNTLPLGKPEKAKPQGETIARLLHELDELEDSQDKGSNSDRECMICMKDEVSIVFLPCAHQVICASCSDNYGKKGKATCPCCRVPIEQRIHVFGSSS; via the exons ATGGGTTGCACTGTTAGGGAGAAGCATATCCGTGCAAATCGGAGGTTGCGATCAGCGAAGCCTGAACACGATCCCTGCTGTTACGCTTCATCAATCTCCAAATCCATACTCGAATCTGGAATCAAACCGTTGGCATACCATCTGGGTCTTCAAGATTCAACCCACAGCAATCCAATCTCTAATTCTAGTGGTAATCCTGATGATAACGGATGGGGTTACTGCACTGAAGAACAATTagaagaaattttattaaaaaacctTGAATTGTTATATAAAGAAGCCATTTCTAAGCTTGTTGCTTTAGGCTATGATGAAGATACTGCTTTAAAAGCAATATTACGCAATGGGCATTGCTATGGTGGTATGGATGTTTTAACCAATATCTTGCATAACTCCTTAGCTTATTTGAATAGCAATTGTGAGGGTGGTAGTAGCAGTAGCAGTAGTAATGGAAATTTAGATGAATATGATcctgtttttaatgatttaagGCAATTAGAGGAGTACTCTCTTGCGGGTATGGTTTGTTTGTTGCAGCAAGTTAGGCCGCATTTGAGTAAAGGTGATGCTATGTGGTGTTTATTAATGAGTGATCTTCATGTGGGTAGAGCGAGTACTATTGAAATTCCCATGGCTAATTCACCTGGGAATGGGAATAGTACAGTGCAGAGCAGCGTGGAGGGTGTAAGTAGCAATGGTGTTGATAACAGTGTTGGCGTGGTGGCACCTGCGTTGTGTAGGTTTCATGGAGGATGGGGGTTTGGAAATGGAGGAGGATCAGAGTGTGCAGTTAATGGCATTTTCTCTTACAGTCTAGAAATGGCTTTGCAAAAGGATATTGAGTGCCCTAAGAGGTTTAACCTATCACCTTCAATGAAGTCTTTGTTGAAGAGGAATGTTGCCATGTTTGCTGCAGGTTTTAGGGCTAATTCAAAACAGATGCAGACACAGTCTCAGATTCAATCTGAGTCTTGCCCAGGTGTTTTCTCAGGAGGGCATGCACCCCCAGTTGCAACAGGGAGTGAGGTTTCGGATGAGAAGCGCGAGGAGTCTCAAAATTCAAAGAACCAAGATGGGGCTATGGCAGGGTGGAATAAGTTCCAAGATGGGCTTCTTTCAGAATTAAGTAAGTTCAGTGATTTAAATCTTGATGAAAATTTGGAACTTGCAGGAGATCAGAAGGATGAGATGATAGTGACCCTGCTTCATCAGATTAAGGATTTGGAGAAACAAGTAAAGGAGCGGAAGGAATGGGCGCATCAGAAGGCAATGCAAGCTGCAAGAAAGCTTAGCAGTGACTTAACAGAGCTTAAAATGTTGAAAATGGAGAGGGAGGAGACCCAGAGATTGAAGAAGGGTAAACAAACTCTTGAGGATTCAACAATGAAGAGGCTGTCTGAGATGGAAAATGCTTTAAGGAAGGCAAGTGGTCAAGTAGACCGGGCAAATGCAGCTGTGAGACGGCTTGAGACGGAGAATGCAGAAATCAGAGCGGAGATGGAGGCTTCTAAGTTAAGTGCATCAGAATCAGTGACAACATGTTTGGAGGTAGCAAAAAGGGAGAAGAAGTGCCTGAAGAAGCTTTTGGCTTGGGAGAAGCAGAAAACTAAATTGCAGGATGAAATTGcgggagagaaagagaagatCAAGGAGTTACAAAGATGTTTGGCTATGGTTGAGCAGGCTCAGAAGGAGGCTGAG GCAAAATGGAGGCAAGTATTGAAGGACAAAGAACAAACTTTGGCCCAGGTAGAGGAGGAACGTCGCACCAGGGAAGCTGCTGAGGCTAATAATAAAAGGAAGCTTGAGGCCTTGCGCCTCAAGATCGATATAGACTTCCAACGCCATAAGGATGATCTCCAAAGACTTGAGCAGGAGTTTTCTCGTCTAAAACTATCTGCAGAGTTCACTGATTTGAATCATCAGTTGAATACTTTACCCCTAGGAAAGCCTGAGAAGGCAAAGCCCCAAGGAGAAACAATTGCTAGGCTGCTTCATGAATTAGATGAACTGGAGGATTCACAAGATAAGGGATCCAACTCTGATAGAGAATGCATGATCTGTATGAAAGATGAAGTCTCTATTGTTTTTCTTCCATGTGCCCACCAAGTTATTTGTGCCAGTTGCAGTGACAAttatgggaagaagggtaaagcTACATGTCCATGCTGCCGTGTTCCAATCGAACAGAGAATCCATGTTTTTGGTTCAAGTTCATAG
- the LOC110601482 gene encoding MND1-interacting protein 1 isoform X2, with protein MGCTVREKHIRANRRLRSAKPEHDPCCYASSISKSILESGIKPLAYHLGLQDSTHSNPISNSSGNPDDNGWGYCTEEQLEEILLKNLELLYKEAISKLVALGYDEDTALKAILRNGHCYGGMDVLTNILHNSLAYLNSNCEGGSSSSSSNGNLDEYDPVFNDLRQLEEYSLAGMVCLLQQVRPHLSKGDAMWCLLMSDLHVGRASTIEIPMANSPGNGNSTVQSSVEGVSSNGVDNSVGVVAPALCRFHGGWGFGNGGGSECAVNGIFSYSLEMALQKDIECPKRFNLSPSMKSLLKRNVAMFAAGFRANSKQMQTQSQIQSESCPGVFSGGHAPPVATGSEVSDEKREESQNSKNQDGAMAGWNKFQDGLLSELSKFSDLNLDENLELAGDQKDEMIVTLLHQIKDLEKQVKERKEWAHQKAMQAARKLSSDLTELKMLKMEREETQRLKKGKQTLEDSTMKRLSEMENALRKASGQVDRANAAVRRLETENAEIRAEMEASKLSASESVTTCLEVAKREKKCLKKLLAWEKQKTKLQDEIAGEKEKIKELQRCLAMVEQAQKEAESFLAALKFSGILFASYGIHILSVLIYAFELVMPSITVIAGKMEASIEGQRTNFGPGRGGTSHQGSC; from the exons ATGGGTTGCACTGTTAGGGAGAAGCATATCCGTGCAAATCGGAGGTTGCGATCAGCGAAGCCTGAACACGATCCCTGCTGTTACGCTTCATCAATCTCCAAATCCATACTCGAATCTGGAATCAAACCGTTGGCATACCATCTGGGTCTTCAAGATTCAACCCACAGCAATCCAATCTCTAATTCTAGTGGTAATCCTGATGATAACGGATGGGGTTACTGCACTGAAGAACAATTagaagaaattttattaaaaaacctTGAATTGTTATATAAAGAAGCCATTTCTAAGCTTGTTGCTTTAGGCTATGATGAAGATACTGCTTTAAAAGCAATATTACGCAATGGGCATTGCTATGGTGGTATGGATGTTTTAACCAATATCTTGCATAACTCCTTAGCTTATTTGAATAGCAATTGTGAGGGTGGTAGTAGCAGTAGCAGTAGTAATGGAAATTTAGATGAATATGATcctgtttttaatgatttaagGCAATTAGAGGAGTACTCTCTTGCGGGTATGGTTTGTTTGTTGCAGCAAGTTAGGCCGCATTTGAGTAAAGGTGATGCTATGTGGTGTTTATTAATGAGTGATCTTCATGTGGGTAGAGCGAGTACTATTGAAATTCCCATGGCTAATTCACCTGGGAATGGGAATAGTACAGTGCAGAGCAGCGTGGAGGGTGTAAGTAGCAATGGTGTTGATAACAGTGTTGGCGTGGTGGCACCTGCGTTGTGTAGGTTTCATGGAGGATGGGGGTTTGGAAATGGAGGAGGATCAGAGTGTGCAGTTAATGGCATTTTCTCTTACAGTCTAGAAATGGCTTTGCAAAAGGATATTGAGTGCCCTAAGAGGTTTAACCTATCACCTTCAATGAAGTCTTTGTTGAAGAGGAATGTTGCCATGTTTGCTGCAGGTTTTAGGGCTAATTCAAAACAGATGCAGACACAGTCTCAGATTCAATCTGAGTCTTGCCCAGGTGTTTTCTCAGGAGGGCATGCACCCCCAGTTGCAACAGGGAGTGAGGTTTCGGATGAGAAGCGCGAGGAGTCTCAAAATTCAAAGAACCAAGATGGGGCTATGGCAGGGTGGAATAAGTTCCAAGATGGGCTTCTTTCAGAATTAAGTAAGTTCAGTGATTTAAATCTTGATGAAAATTTGGAACTTGCAGGAGATCAGAAGGATGAGATGATAGTGACCCTGCTTCATCAGATTAAGGATTTGGAGAAACAAGTAAAGGAGCGGAAGGAATGGGCGCATCAGAAGGCAATGCAAGCTGCAAGAAAGCTTAGCAGTGACTTAACAGAGCTTAAAATGTTGAAAATGGAGAGGGAGGAGACCCAGAGATTGAAGAAGGGTAAACAAACTCTTGAGGATTCAACAATGAAGAGGCTGTCTGAGATGGAAAATGCTTTAAGGAAGGCAAGTGGTCAAGTAGACCGGGCAAATGCAGCTGTGAGACGGCTTGAGACGGAGAATGCAGAAATCAGAGCGGAGATGGAGGCTTCTAAGTTAAGTGCATCAGAATCAGTGACAACATGTTTGGAGGTAGCAAAAAGGGAGAAGAAGTGCCTGAAGAAGCTTTTGGCTTGGGAGAAGCAGAAAACTAAATTGCAGGATGAAATTGcgggagagaaagagaagatCAAGGAGTTACAAAGATGTTTGGCTATGGTTGAGCAGGCTCAGAAGGAGGCTGAG TCTTTTTTAGCAGCTCTCAAGTTTTCAGGGATTCTTTTTGCATCTTACGGTATACATATTCTATCCGTCCTAATCTATGCTTTCGAACTAGTTATGCCATCCATTACTGTTATTGCAGGCAAAATGGAGGCAAGTATTGAAGGACAAAGAACAAACTTTGGCCCAGGTAGAGGAGGAACGTCGCACCAGGGAAGCTGCTGA